CGCCTTGCCGAGCAGCAGCCAGCTCGCGCCGTACGCGACATCGCTCGCGACGCGCGCGGCCCCGGTCGCGCGCCAGACGGCCGCACCCGCCGGCGACCACAGCGCGAAGACGGCGCCGAGGTGGAGCGATGCGACGAGCGCGTAGGTCGTGCAGCGCAGGTCGGGCGAGCCGCCCGGCGAGACGCGGTCGAGCGCGCGCTGTCCGCGCGGCGTCAGCAGGAGCGAGTGAACGACGGGGAACGAGAGTGCGAGCACGGAGTTCGCGAGCCACGCGGCGGAGCCGGTGAGCCGGCCGAGACCGAAGCGCATGCCTTCGTGCAGGCTCGCGATCATCCAGGCGATGGCGACTCCGAACGCGAGATGGCAGGCGAGACCGAGCGCGACCGCGCGGGCGCGATCGGCGGAAGAGACGCGGAGCGACAAGGACGAAGCCTCCAGGGGGGCGGGGCGACGACGGGGACGGTCGTCGCGAAACGGGTCGACGCGTGAGCGCCGCGCCTGCAGACGATCGCGGACGCCCCGCGGTTCCGCGATGTATGGAACGCGGACGCGCTTCGCCAGCCCGACCGCCGGATCCTTCACGGGTTCGTCATTCCGGGTGCGGCCTGCGGCCACGCGCGCGCCGCGTACCCTCCCGCCCGTGACGCTGATCGCGCTCTGGAAGCCGTACGGAGTCGTCTCGCGGTTCACCGCGCAGTCGGGCCATCCGGGTCTCGCGACGCTCGTGGACGCGCCCGACGTGTGGCCGATCGGGCGGCTCGACCGCGACAGCGAGGGCCTCCTCTTGTTAGGCGACGACGGCGCGCTCGCGCACGCGCTGACCGACCCGCGCCACGCGCACCCGCGCACCTACTGGGTGCAGGTGGAGGGCGAGCCCGGGAGCGAGGCGCTCGGCGCGCTCGCCCGCGGCGTCGTCGTGCAGGGGCGCCGCACGCGACCGGCGCGTGCGCGACCGCTGCGCGGCGAGCCCGCGCTGCCGGCGCGCGCCGTGCCCATCCGCGTGCGCGCGCGCATCCCGACGTCGTGGATCGAGCTCGAGCTCGTCGAGGGCCGCAACCGCCAGGTGCGCCGCATGACCGCCGCGGTCGGCCACGCGACGCTGCGCCTCGTGCGCGTCGCGATCGGGCCGCTGCGGCTGCTCGAGCTCGGCCTCTCGCCCGGCGCGTGGCGCGGGCTCTCCCCGAGCGAGGAGCGCGCGCTGCGCGCGTCCGCGCGCGCGGGGGCGGCGCGCGCGAAGAGCGAGCCGCCCCCGCGGCGCGCGCGCACGGAGACGCCGCCGCCCGACGCGCCGCGCACACCGCGCGCGCGTCGGGCGCGTCCGCGGCGCGCGCCGCGCGGGGGCGGACGTTAGGCGACCGCCGGCCGCTCGGACGACGAACGGCCCGGGTCGGTGGCGAGCGCGCTCGCCCGGCGCGCGAGCGCGCCCGCGCCGCGTTCGATCGCGTCCGGAGGCGCGAGCAGCGACAGCACCACGTGCGCGCAGGCGTCGCCGCGTTCGTCGCTCGACGGCAAGTCGAACAGGAAGCCCGGGTGGACGCGCACGCCGTCGCGCTCGAGCAGCGCGATCGCGAGCGCCTCTTCGTCGATCGCGTCGCCGCCGGGCGCGCGCACGCGCACGATCGCGCTCCAGCCCGCGTCGGCGGCGAGCACCTCGAGCGCCGGGTGCGAGGCCGCGACGGCGCGAAGGCGCGCCTCGCTCTCGCGCACGCGCGCGCGGATCGGCGCCCGCAGCTCCTCGCCCCGGGCGAGCAGCGCGGGCAGCGCGTGCGCGACGACGGGCGACACGGACAGGTAGGCGTCGGCGATGAACGCGAGCCGCTCGACCGCCTCGCGGCGCAGCACCTCGGGCCCGGCGGCGACGATCCACGAGACCTTCGCCTGCGGGAGCCCGAGCAGCTTCGAGGCGCCCGAGAGCGCGAAGCGCAGTGGGCCGTCCGCCGCCGCGTCGCCGCTCGCGCTCCTCGCCGCGAACGCCGACGGCGCGCGCGCGGCGTCGACCGGCGCGAGCGGGTACGCGGCGAACACCTCGTCGACGACGAGCGCGAGGCCACGCTCCTCGGCGATCGACGCGAGCGACGCGCGCTCGCCGTCCGTCGCGCGCGCGCCCGTCGGGCTGTGCGGATCGATCGCGACGATCGCGCGGCTGCGCGGCGAGAGATCGGCCGCGAGCGCGTCGAGGTCGATGCGCCACTCCGCACCGCGCGGGCCGCGCCGCGGGCGGAGCGGGTAGGCCCGCACCTCGAGCCCCTCGAGCTCGGCGAGGTGCGCGAAGAGCGGGTAGCCGGGCGTCGGCACGTGCACGACGTCGCCCGGGTCGGCGAGCAGGCGGAAGAGGTGCGCGTAGCCCTCGCTCGTTCCGGCGGTGAGCACGACGTCGTCGGCGGTCGGGCCGGCGTGGCCCGTGGCGGGCCCGGCCGCGCCGCCGCTCTGCGCGTGGTGCGCGGCGACGGCGGCCCGCGCCGCCGCGTCGCCGCACGCGTCGGGCGCGTAGCGGAGCAGCGCGTCGCCCGCGGCGAGCTCGCGCAGCACGTCGCGCAGCGCGAGGCCGGGCGCGTCGATGCCGCAGGCGGTCGGGTTCGCGTCGGCGAGGTCGAGGAGAGGGCGCCCCGCCGCCGCGTGCGCGGCGAGGCGCGCGGCGAGCGCGTTCGGAAGGAGGTCCCAGGCCGCGCGGCGGGCGAACACGGCGCGTGAGCATACGGCGCGGGCGCCCGCCGCACGAGGTCGCGGCGCCGCGTCGCCTAACGCTCTGCGAAGAGCATGCGGTGCACGATGCCGGCGAGCGCCGCGCCGACGATCGGTACCACCCAGAACATCCACAGCTGCGCGATCGCCCAGCCGCCGACGAAGAGCGCGGGGCCGGTGCTGCGCGCCGGGTTGACCGAGAGGTTCGTGACCGGGATCCCGATCAGGTGCACCAGGGTGAGGCACAGGCCGATCGCAATCGGCGCGAAGCCGGCCGGCGCGCGGCGATCGGTCGCGCCGAGGATCACCATCAGGAAGAAGAAGGTCAGGACGAGCTCCGCGGCCATCGCCGACGGCAGCGCGTAGCCGCCCGGCGAGTGGTCGCCGTAGCCGTTCGCCGCGAAGCCCGAGGCGACGAGGTCGAAGCCCTCCTGTCCGTTCGCGATGAAGGCGAGCGCGGCGGCCGCGGCGATGGCGCCGGCGACCTGCGCGATCACGTACGGCGCGAGCTCGCCGGCCGGGAAGCGCCCGCCCGCGACGAGCCCGACCGAGACGGCCGGGTTCAGGTGGCAGCCCGAGACATGACCGATCGCGTAGGCCATCGTGAGGACGGTGAGGCCGAAGGCGAGGGCGACGCCGAGCAGGCCGATGCCGACCTCCGGGAACGCGGCGGCCAGCACCGCGCTGCCGCAGCCGCCGAACGTGAGCCAGAACGTTCCGAGGAACTCCGCACTCGCTCGAGATCCGATCGACATCGACCACCTCCAGGGCCCGGACGCGAGCCCGCGACACTCGCCGACCTGCAATGCCGGCGCGCGCCGCGCGGAGACTGCGCTCGCGACCGGCGCGCCGTCGAGGCCGAATCGCGGGCAGGGGCGTCGCCGCGTCGCGTCGCGCTGCGCGACGCGGTACCAACCCGCCTCCATGATCCAGCTCGATGCGATCTCGAAGCGGCACGGGAGCCAGATCCTGCTCGTCGAGGCCTCGGCCGCGGTGCAGCGCGGCGAGCGCGTGGGGCTCGTGGGCCCGAACGGCGCGGGCAAGTCGACGCTCTTCCGGCTGCTGATGCGCGAGGAGGAGCCCGACGAAGGGCGCGTCGTCGTCGACCGGGGCGTCGTGCTCGGGCACTTCAGCCAGGACGTCGGCGAGATGCAGGGCCAGACCGTGCTCGAGGCGACGATCGCGGGCGCCGGGCCGGTGTCGGACGCGGCGCGCGCACTCGCCGAGCTCGAGGGGGCGCTCGCCGACCCCGCGCGAGCCGACGAGCTCGACGCGCTCGTCGAGCGCTACGGCGAGGCGCAGGTGCGCTTCGAGTCGCTCGGCGGCTACACGCTCGAGGCGCGCGCGCACGAGGTGCTGGCGGGGCTCGGCTTCACGCCGGCGCAGGTCGCGGGCGACGTCGGCGCGCTGTCGGGCGGCTGGAAGACGCGCGTCGGGCTCGCGCGCATCCTCGTGATGCGGCCCGATGCGCTGCTGCTCGACGAGCCCACGAACCACCTCGACCTCGAGTCGATCCTGTGGCTCGAGGAGTGGATCCGCGGCTTCGACGGCGCGCTGCTGCTCACGTCGCACGACCGCGCCTTCCTGAACCGCGTCGTCTCGAAGATCATCGAGATCGACGGCGGCGACCTCGTCACCTACTCGGGCGACTACGACTTCTACGAGCGCCAGCGCGAGATCGCCGAGCGCGAGCAGGCCGCGCAGTACGCGCGCCAGCAGGCGATGCTCGCGAAGGAGGAGGCGTTCATCGCGCGCTTCAAGGCGCGCGCGAGCCACGCCGCGCAGGTGCAGTCGCGCGTCAAGAAGCTCGACAAGATCGACAAGGTCGAGCCGCCGAAGCGGCGCCAGACGGTGCACTTCGCGTTCCCGCCCGCGCCGCGCTCGGGCGACGACGTGCTCGCGCTCGCGGGCATCCGCAAGCGCTACGGCGAGCGCGCCGTCTTCGACGGGCTCGACCTCACCGTGCGCCGCGGCGAGCGCTGGTGCGTGATGGGCGCGAACGGCGCGGGCAAGACGACGCTGCTCAAGATCGCAGTCGGCGCGCTCGCGCCCGACGACGGGAAGGTCGCCCTCGGTGCGAACGTCGTGCTCGGCTACTTCGCGCAGCACTCGATGGAGCTGCTCGAGGCGGACGCGACGGTCTGGGAGACGCTGCAGCACGCGTTCCCCAACGCGTCGATCGGCTCGCTGCGCACGCTCGCCGGCTGCTTCGGCTTCCCGGGCGACGACGTCGAGAAGCGCTGCCGGCTGCTCTCGGGCGGCGAGCGCGTGCGCCTCGTGCTCGCGCGCATGCTCTACGACCCGCCGAACCTGCTCGTCCTCGACGAGCCGACCAACCACCTCGACCTCGCGACGAAGGAGATGCTGATCGAGTCGCTCGCGGGCTACGACGGCACGCTGCTGCTCGTCTCGCACGACCGTCACTTCCTGTCGAAGCTCACGAACCGCGTGCTCGAGCTCGATGCCGACGGCCCGCACGTCTACCCGGGCGGCTACGCCGAGTACGTCCTCGCGAGCGGCCACGAGGCGCCGGGGATGCGGGAAGGCTAGGCGGGCCCGTCGGGTGCGCGCCGACCGCGGTGCTCAGACGGCCGCGTGCAGCGACACCGGCAGCCCCGAGAAGCGGGGCATGCCGGTGAGCGCATCGACGTCGTCGGGGCTCGTGAGCTGGTTGACGTTGTGCGCGCCGGGGAAGCCGTGCGGGACGCAGAGCGCGCCGGGCGGCAGCGTCGGGTCGATGCGCAGCGTTCCGCGCAGCTCGCCGTGCGCGCTGCGGACGACGGCCTCGGCGCCGTCGACGAGCCCGGCGTCCTTGGCGTCGCGCGCGCTCGCGAGGATGGCCGGGCGGTCGCGCAGCTCGGTGAAGCGCGCGTTGATGTGGTGGCGCTGGCGGCGCGAGAGCAGCACGAGCGGTGCGCGCGCGTCGCGCGTGCGGCCGCGCTCCTCGAGTGCGCGCAGCTCGGCGACGAGCGCGGGCGGCGCGAGCCGGTAGCCGCCGATCGCGTCGGCGCGCGCCTCGACCCAGCCGATCGGGATCGCGCCCGCGTCCTCGTAGTGCCCGTCGCGGAGCGCGTCGAGGTCGCGGCCCGCCGAGGCCGCGATGCGCGCGAGCGCGTCGTCGTCCGTCGCGGCGTGCGGGTCGAGCGAGGTGTCGAAGGGCACGCCGATGCGCTCGCCGAGGAGCGCGAGCACCTGCCAGAACGAGCGCCGCTCGCCTGCCGGGGCGACCGCGGGCGGCGTGTACTGCGTCGCGACGCGCGGGAAGGCGATGTCGACGGCGTAGGGGAGGTCGGCGCGCTCGAGCTGCCCCTTCGTGGGCAGGACGTGCGTCGAGATCGCGGTCGTCTCGTTGGCGATCACGTCGAAGGAGGCGAGCACGTCGAGCTTGGCGAGCGCGGCGCGCGTGCGCTCCGTGCCGGGCAGGCAGGCGACGAGGTTGCCGCCGAAGTTGAGGAGCGCGCGCAGGTTCCCGGCCTCGATCTCGTCGGCCATCGCCGCGCACGCGTACTCGCCGCCGACGGTGCGCAGCTCGGGGCGGCTCGCGGGGCCCGCGCGGCGCCAGCCGTCCTCGGGCGCGGGCGGCATCTCGAGGCGGTCGAAGCGCGTGAGGAAGCCCGGGTTCACGCACGCGCCGCCCGGCCGGTCGAGCGAGCCGGTCGCGATCATGAGCGCCCACGCGAGCCACTGCGTCGCGTTCGCGGTCGGCGACATCGAGATGCCGGTGCCCGTGTCGACGCAGAGCCGGCGCGCGCGCCGCACCGAGGTGAGCAGCGCCTGCAGGTCGCGCGGCGCGAGGCCCGTCTCGTCGCTCGCGCGCGCGGCGTCGAAGGGCGCGACGGCGGCCGCGAGCGCGTCGACGCCCTGCGCGTGCTCGCGCAGGAAGCGCGCGTCGGCGCCCTCGCGCAGCACCTCGCGCACGAGGAAGGCGAGCAGCGCGTGGTCGCTGCTCGGGCGGACGGCGAGGTGGCGCGTCGCGTGGCGCGCCGTCTCCGTCGCGCGCGGGTCGACGACCCACACCTCGCCGCGCGCCGTCATCTCGCGCATGCGCGCCGTCGGACTGTTCAGCATCGAGGTGTGGCCGTGCGAGACGAGCGGGTTGGTGCCGACGTAGAGCACGAGCCGGCAGCGCTCGAAGTCGGGGCGCGTCATCAGCCCGGGCACGCCCGCCACCATCTCGGAGACGAGCGTCTTCGCGATCACGTCGATCGTCATGTCGCTGTAGACGGATGGCGTGCGCAGCGCGGCGGGCACGCGGCGCGCCATCCAGTACCCCGCGGCGTCCATGTAGCCGCCGCCGCCGAGGAAGACGCCGACGGCGGCGGGGCCGCTCTCGTCGAGGATCGCGCGCAGGCGCGCGGCGAGGTCGTCGAGCGCGTCGTCCCAGCCGGCGCGCGCGAGCGCGCCGTTCGCGCGCACGAGCGGAGTCTCGAGCCGCTGCGGGTGGTGATGGGCCTGCGGGAGCGCGCGCCCCTTCGAGCACGTGTAGCCCTGCGAGAGCGGGTGGTCGGCGTCGCCGCGCACGCGCACGACGCGGTCGCCGTCGACCTCGACGACGATGCCGCAGGCGGCGGTGCAGACGCGGCAGAACGAGCGCACGAGGGAAGCGGGCATCGCGGTCTCCGGGCTCCTCGACGGCTCGCGCGCGCCGGCGCGCCGCGTCACTGCGGGAGCAGCATGGCGACGGTCTCCGCCGCGTGCAGGGAGTCGTTGTACTCCTTGACGTGCACGATCCTGCCCTGCTCGAACTCGAAGAGGAAGTGGTACGTGTTGCGGTAGCTCGCGCCGTTCACGAGCTCGGCCTCCGAGTGCGCCTCGACGGCGACGCGGTCGCCCTCGGCGGTCACGCCGTCGACCGTCATGGTGACCGGGCCGGTGCAGGCCTCGTGGAAGGCGGTGACCAGGTGCTGGAAGCCGGCCTTGTCGAGCGTGCCCGTGCCGGGCACCCACCACGTCGCGTCGGGCGCGAGCAGCGCCTCGTCGAGCACGCCGCGCGCCATGCTCTGGATGAATCGGAGTGCCGCTTCGCGGTTCGCCTCGGTTGCCACGACGCCCTCCCGTCCGCCCGCGGCGCGCGCGTGCGGACCTCCGGCGACCGCGGATTCTAGCCTCGCCCGAGGATCGCTCCGCTCATCCCGGCGGACACGAGGACGTGCTCGACGTCCTTCACCGGGTTGGCGGCCGTGCCGCGCACCTGGCGCACGGCCTCGGCGATGTTGTTCATGCCGTGGATGTAGGCCTCGCCGATGTGCCCGCCGTTCGGGCTCACGGGGATCGTGCCGTCGAGCGCGATGTGCCCGTCCTTCACGAAGGCCGCGGCCTCGCCCGGCTCGCAGAAGCCCCAGGCCTCGAGGTGCCAGAGGACGGCGATCGTGAAGTGGTCGTAGAGCATGGCGACCTGCATGTCGCGCGGGCCGAGGCCGGTGCGCCCGTACAGCTCCTTCGCGCAGGCGATGCCGGCGGCGAAGCGCGTCAGGTCGTCGTGGTAGTAGCTCGTGACCGTCTCGAACTCGCGCGGCACGGCCTCGGTCGCGCCGACGATGCGCACCGGCGGCTGGCGGAGGTCGCGCGCGCGCTCGCGGCTCGTCACGACGACGGCGACGCCGCCGTCGCTCTCCTGCGTGCAGTCGAGCAGGCGGAACACGGGCTCGACGATCCAGCGCGACGCCTGGTGGTCGGCGAGCGTGATCGGCTTGCCGTAGAACCACGCGTTCGGGTTCGTCGACGCGTTCTTCCGCAGCTGCACCGAGACGTGTCCGAAGTCCTCGTTCGTGACGCCGTAGACGTGCATGTAGCGGGCGGCCTGGACGGAGGTCCACGCGGCCGGGCTCGCCGCGCCGAAGGGCAGGCTCCACTCGATGAAGCCGCTGCCGGCTCCGGCCTGGCCGCGCGACGCGCCCATCTGCGACGTGCCGAAGCGGTACTCCGAGCGCTCGTTCATCGCGCGCCAGCACACGACGACGTCGGCCTGGCCGGAGTCGACGGCGGCGACGGCGTGCGCGAGCGGCCCGACCGAGCCGCCGCCGCCGTGACCGACGCGCGACGAGAAGCGCAGGTTCTCGACGCCGAGCGCGCGGACGAGGTCGACGTCCTCGTTGTTGTCGATCGTGAACGTCGACATGCCGTCGACGTCGCGCGGCGCGAGGCCCGCGTCGTCGAGCGCCGCCGTGATGCACTCGCACGCGAGCTGGAGCTCGCTGCGCCCCGAGTCCTTCGAGAACTCCGTCTGCCCGATGCCGACGATCGCCGCGCCGGTCTCGCGCGCCGCGCGGCCCACCTAACGAGGCCTCCGCGGCCGGAACTGGTGGACGGCGCCGCCGTCCGCCGTCGGCGCGAAGAACACCTCGAGCGGCATGCCGACCTCGATGTCGGCGGGCTCGACGTCGCACAGGTTCGAGAGCATGCGCATGCCCTCCTCGAGCTCGACGAGCGCGATCAGGTAGCCGGGCGGGAACATCGGGAGCGGCGGGTGCACGGGCTTCGCCCAGGAGTAGAGCGTCGCGCGCCCCGACAGCTCGACCTCCTCGCGCTCGACGCTCTGGCAGTGCGGGCACATCGGGCGCGGCGGGAAGCGGAAGCGCTTGCAGCTCGCGCAGCGCTGTCCGAGCAGCACGCCGCGCTTGCAGCCCTCCCAGAAGAAGGCGCCGTCGCGCGAGGCGTTCGGCGCCGGGCGCTGCGGCGCGGCCGCCGGGCCGGACGCCGCGCTCATCGCGACGCCTGCGGCGCGGCGAGCGCCGTCGGCCCGACGGGCTCGGTGACGAGCGGGCTCACGCGCTCGTCGCCGACCGCGCCCGACGCGAGCAGCCGCTCGACCTCCTGCGCGTCGAAGCCGACCTCGGCGAGCACGCCGCGCGTGTCGGCGCCGACGAGGAAGGGCGGGCCCTGGATGCGCGCCGGCGTGCCGGAGAACGAGAACGCGAGGCCGATCTGCCCGAGCTGCTTCACGACCGGGTGCGCGTAGCTCGCGACCCACTGGTGGCGGAGCGCTTCGGGGTCGGCCCACATCTCCATGCCGGCGGTGTCGGACGACACCTCGCACGGCACGCCCGCGGCGTCGAGCGCGCGCTGCCACTCGACGGCGGGCTTCGCGGCGAGTGCGCGCTCGACCGCGGCGGCGCGCTCGTCGTCGCCCGCGCGCGCGTCGACGCCGAGCACGCGGCCGAGCGCCTCCCAGTGCGCGTCGTTCGCGAGCGACAGGCACAGCCAGCCGTCGGCGGTGGGATAGATGCGCACGCCCGCCGAGAAGCCCGTCTGCATGGCGTCGAGCATCGGGCGCTCGAAGCCCGTGCCGTCGGGGCGCGCCACCGCGTACGACGTGTTGAGCAGCTGCGCGTTGACGATGGCCGTGTCGACGAACTGCCCGCGGCCCGTCTTCTCGCGATCGAAGAGCGCCTGGCAGATCGCGATCGCGGCGAGGAAGCCGTTGCCCGTGTCGCCGAGGTTCGTGAGCGACCAGATGGGACGACCGCCGCGCCCGCAGCCCCCGTCCTCCCACTCGACGCCCGCCAGGCACGCGCCCGTCTGGTCGTTGCCGGGCAGGAGCTCGCGCGGGCCGCGCTCGAAGCCGCGCGTGTGGCAGTACACGAGACGCGGGAACTCGTCCTTCAGGCTCTCGTAGTCGATGCCGAGCTTGACGGCCGCCGGGTAGCGCATGTTGTGCATGACGACGTCGGCCGAAGCGACGAGCCGCCGCACGACTTCGCGCGCGCCGTCGTGCTTCATGTCGATCGCGATGCTGCGCTTGCCGCGGTTGCAGCACATGGCGATCTGGCTCTGGTGCCAGTACCAGTCGTGCTTCGCGTTGATCTTGATGACGGTCGCGCCGAGGTCGGAGAGCACCTGCGTGCAGTAGGGGCCGGCGACCGCGAGGCCGAAGTCGAGCACGCGGATGCCGGCGAGCGGGCCGCCCGCGAGGGCGGCGTCTCCGGCCGCGGGCGGCGTCGATGCCGGCTTCGCCGCCGCTCGCGCCGCGTCGCGCAGCGCCCGGGCCTCGGCGTGCACGGCGGCCGTGTGCTCGCCCGCGCGCGGTGCCGGGCCGCGGATCGCGCCCGGGCTGCGCTCGAGCTTGTAGGCGATGCCGACGGTGCGGATCGGCCCGAGCTCCGGGTCGTCGACCTCGGCGACGCAGCCGTCCGCGAGCAGCAGCGGGTCGGCGAGCGCCTCCTCGGGCGTGCGGATCTTCTGGATGCAGACGCTCGCCTCGGCGCCCGCCTCGGTCCACGCGTCGGCCGTGAACTTCGCGATCGTCTTCGCCATCGGCTCCCAGTAGTGGTGGAGGACGAAGATCTCCTCGGTGCCGAGGCCGATGCGGTCGGGGTCCTCGCGGACGCGCAGGTCGGTGTGCGCCTCGAGCGTGTCGCCCTCGCCGGCGGCGAGCACGAAGCGCGGGTTCGGCGGCCAGCAGTGCACCCAGCGACCGTCCGCGCACTCGAACAGGCCCTTCGGCGAGCGGCTGTCGCCGACCCAGCTCATGAAGCTCGGCGCCTCGAAGTCCTCGGCCTTGCCGAACGCGAGCACCCCGGCCGCGAGCGCGCCGCGCAGCAGCGACGTCTCGACCCACTGGCCGCGCCCCGTCACCTCGCGCGCGCGCAGCGCGGCGCTGATGGCGGTGGTGGCCGCATAACATGCACCGAGGCTCGGGAAGCGGGAGGCCGGGAAGAGCGGGCCCTCGCGCGGCGCGCCCTGGCGTTCCTCCCACGGCACCTCGAGGTCGGGGAAGAGCGGCTCGCGACCCGCGAGCCGCGGCGCCGAGCCGCCCGGCCACCCGCGCTGCTCCCACTGCAGGCCCGAGCGCGCGGCGACGAGGGCGTCGTAGCCCGGCCGGTCGGAGTGGCGGTTGCCGCGGCCGTAGCCGGTGATCGAGCAGTAGACGAGGCGCGGGTTGCGCGCGGAGAGCGTCGCGAAGTCGATGCCGAGCCGGTCGGTGACGCCCGGCCGGAACGACTCGACGAGCACGTCGGCGCGGTCGGCGAGCGCGAGGAACAGCTCTCGCTCGCCCGCGTCCTTCAGGTCGAACGCGGCGCTGCGCTTGCCGCGGTTCCAGGCCCGGTAGCCGAGCTGGGAGGCGAACGGGTCGCCGCCCGGCGGCTCGACCTTGACGACGTCGGCGCCGTGGTCGCAGAGCAGCATCGTGGCCATGGGGCCCGCGATGCCCCACGAGAGATCGAGCACGCGGATCCCGTCGAGCACGCCCGCCATCGGGTCCTCCTCGTCGCGAACGGGCGGGCGGCGCGCCGCCCGCCCGTTCCCTTCGTTGCTAGGCGATGCCGTACATGCGCGCACCGTTCTCCCAGGTGATCGCGCGGACCTCGTCCTGGGGCAC
This Myxococcota bacterium DNA region includes the following protein-coding sequences:
- a CDS encoding Zn-ribbon domain-containing OB-fold protein, with product MSAASGPAAAPQRPAPNASRDGAFFWEGCKRGVLLGQRCASCKRFRFPPRPMCPHCQSVEREEVELSGRATLYSWAKPVHPPLPMFPPGYLIALVELEEGMRMLSNLCDVEPADIEVGMPLEVFFAPTADGGAVHQFRPRRPR
- a CDS encoding ABC-F family ATP-binding cassette domain-containing protein, whose translation is MIQLDAISKRHGSQILLVEASAAVQRGERVGLVGPNGAGKSTLFRLLMREEEPDEGRVVVDRGVVLGHFSQDVGEMQGQTVLEATIAGAGPVSDAARALAELEGALADPARADELDALVERYGEAQVRFESLGGYTLEARAHEVLAGLGFTPAQVAGDVGALSGGWKTRVGLARILVMRPDALLLDEPTNHLDLESILWLEEWIRGFDGALLLTSHDRAFLNRVVSKIIEIDGGDLVTYSGDYDFYERQREIAEREQAAQYARQQAMLAKEEAFIARFKARASHAAQVQSRVKKLDKIDKVEPPKRRQTVHFAFPPAPRSGDDVLALAGIRKRYGERAVFDGLDLTVRRGERWCVMGANGAGKTTLLKIAVGALAPDDGKVALGANVVLGYFAQHSMELLEADATVWETLQHAFPNASIGSLRTLAGCFGFPGDDVEKRCRLLSGGERVRLVLARMLYDPPNLLVLDEPTNHLDLATKEMLIESLAGYDGTLLLVSHDRHFLSKLTNRVLELDADGPHVYPGGYAEYVLASGHEAPGMREG
- a CDS encoding pyridoxal phosphate-dependent aminotransferase, which encodes MFARRAAWDLLPNALAARLAAHAAAGRPLLDLADANPTACGIDAPGLALRDVLRELAAGDALLRYAPDACGDAAARAAVAAHHAQSGGAAGPATGHAGPTADDVVLTAGTSEGYAHLFRLLADPGDVVHVPTPGYPLFAHLAELEGLEVRAYPLRPRRGPRGAEWRIDLDALAADLSPRSRAIVAIDPHSPTGARATDGERASLASIAEERGLALVVDEVFAAYPLAPVDAARAPSAFAARSASGDAAADGPLRFALSGASKLLGLPQAKVSWIVAAGPEVLRREAVERLAFIADAYLSVSPVVAHALPALLARGEELRAPIRARVRESEARLRAVAASHPALEVLAADAGWSAIVRVRAPGGDAIDEEALAIALLERDGVRVHPGFLFDLPSSDERGDACAHVVLSLLAPPDAIERGAGALARRASALATDPGRSSSERPAVA
- a CDS encoding nuclear transport factor 2 family protein, which translates into the protein MATEANREAALRFIQSMARGVLDEALLAPDATWWVPGTGTLDKAGFQHLVTAFHEACTGPVTMTVDGVTAEGDRVAVEAHSEAELVNGASYRNTYHFLFEFEQGRIVHVKEYNDSLHAAETVAMLLPQ
- the aqpZ gene encoding aquaporin Z, whose protein sequence is MSIGSRASAEFLGTFWLTFGGCGSAVLAAAFPEVGIGLLGVALAFGLTVLTMAYAIGHVSGCHLNPAVSVGLVAGGRFPAGELAPYVIAQVAGAIAAAAALAFIANGQEGFDLVASGFAANGYGDHSPGGYALPSAMAAELVLTFFFLMVILGATDRRAPAGFAPIAIGLCLTLVHLIGIPVTNLSVNPARSTGPALFVGGWAIAQLWMFWVVPIVGAALAGIVHRMLFAER
- a CDS encoding isoprenylcysteine carboxylmethyltransferase family protein produces the protein MSLRVSSADRARAVALGLACHLAFGVAIAWMIASLHEGMRFGLGRLTGSAAWLANSVLALSFPVVHSLLLTPRGQRALDRVSPGGSPDLRCTTYALVASLHLGAVFALWSPAGAAVWRATGAARVASDVAYGASWLLLGKAMLDAGLGVQTGWLGWSAVARGHRPRFAPFPTHGLFRFTRQPVYVAFACTLWTAPIVTADRLLLATLWTAYCVVGPLHKERRLLARERERYLAYQRLVPYWLPRLARRAGGVA
- a CDS encoding lipid-transfer protein; the encoded protein is MGRAARETGAAIVGIGQTEFSKDSGRSELQLACECITAALDDAGLAPRDVDGMSTFTIDNNEDVDLVRALGVENLRFSSRVGHGGGGSVGPLAHAVAAVDSGQADVVVCWRAMNERSEYRFGTSQMGASRGQAGAGSGFIEWSLPFGAASPAAWTSVQAARYMHVYGVTNEDFGHVSVQLRKNASTNPNAWFYGKPITLADHQASRWIVEPVFRLLDCTQESDGGVAVVVTSRERARDLRQPPVRIVGATEAVPREFETVTSYYHDDLTRFAAGIACAKELYGRTGLGPRDMQVAMLYDHFTIAVLWHLEAWGFCEPGEAAAFVKDGHIALDGTIPVSPNGGHIGEAYIHGMNNIAEAVRQVRGTAANPVKDVEHVLVSAGMSGAILGRG
- a CDS encoding molybdopterin-dependent oxidoreductase → MPASLVRSFCRVCTAACGIVVEVDGDRVVRVRGDADHPLSQGYTCSKGRALPQAHHHPQRLETPLVRANGALARAGWDDALDDLAARLRAILDESGPAAVGVFLGGGGYMDAAGYWMARRVPAALRTPSVYSDMTIDVIAKTLVSEMVAGVPGLMTRPDFERCRLVLYVGTNPLVSHGHTSMLNSPTARMREMTARGEVWVVDPRATETARHATRHLAVRPSSDHALLAFLVREVLREGADARFLREHAQGVDALAAAVAPFDAARASDETGLAPRDLQALLTSVRRARRLCVDTGTGISMSPTANATQWLAWALMIATGSLDRPGGACVNPGFLTRFDRLEMPPAPEDGWRRAGPASRPELRTVGGEYACAAMADEIEAGNLRALLNFGGNLVACLPGTERTRAALAKLDVLASFDVIANETTAISTHVLPTKGQLERADLPYAVDIAFPRVATQYTPPAVAPAGERRSFWQVLALLGERIGVPFDTSLDPHAATDDDALARIAASAGRDLDALRDGHYEDAGAIPIGWVEARADAIGGYRLAPPALVAELRALEERGRTRDARAPLVLLSRRQRHHINARFTELRDRPAILASARDAKDAGLVDGAEAVVRSAHGELRGTLRIDPTLPPGALCVPHGFPGAHNVNQLTSPDDVDALTGMPRFSGLPVSLHAAV
- a CDS encoding pseudouridine synthase gives rise to the protein MTLIALWKPYGVVSRFTAQSGHPGLATLVDAPDVWPIGRLDRDSEGLLLLGDDGALAHALTDPRHAHPRTYWVQVEGEPGSEALGALARGVVVQGRRTRPARARPLRGEPALPARAVPIRVRARIPTSWIELELVEGRNRQVRRMTAAVGHATLRLVRVAIGPLRLLELGLSPGAWRGLSPSEERALRASARAGAARAKSEPPPRRARTETPPPDAPRTPRARRARPRRAPRGGGR